Proteins encoded in a region of the Chryseobacterium piperi genome:
- a CDS encoding HAD family hydrolase, with amino-acid sequence MSIKNIIFDFGGVLMDWNPRYFFKDYFNDDDKMEYFLTHIAQSEWNEEQDRGRSLVEGTEIQVQKFPDWEKELRAYYDNWHVMLKSDIPQNVEVLKKLSKTNYHLYGLTNWSEETFPYALENYDFFQLFDGKIVVSGTEKFIKPDPKIWHILLERYGIQAKESIFIDDNPKNIEMAKELRFHTIRVYPETNLRQELIHLGVRLE; translated from the coding sequence ATGAGCATCAAGAACATTATATTTGATTTCGGAGGCGTTTTAATGGATTGGAATCCCAGATATTTTTTCAAAGATTATTTCAATGATGATGATAAAATGGAATATTTTCTGACTCATATTGCCCAATCGGAATGGAATGAAGAACAAGACAGAGGAAGAAGCCTTGTTGAGGGGACAGAAATACAGGTTCAAAAATTTCCGGATTGGGAAAAAGAGCTCAGAGCCTACTACGACAATTGGCATGTCATGCTTAAAAGCGATATCCCACAAAATGTAGAAGTTCTGAAAAAATTGAGCAAAACCAATTATCATTTGTATGGTCTAACCAACTGGTCTGAAGAAACATTTCCCTACGCTTTGGAGAACTATGATTTTTTCCAGCTTTTCGATGGTAAGATTGTTGTTTCAGGAACCGAAAAGTTCATCAAGCCAGATCCTAAAATATGGCACATCTTACTGGAACGATATGGAATTCAGGCAAAGGAGTCTATTTTTATCGACGATAATCCTAAGAATATCGAAATGGCAAAGGAATTACGATTTCATACCATTCGGGTTTATCCAGAAACCAATTTACGACAAGAGCTTATCCATTTGGGTGTAAGATTAGAATAA
- a CDS encoding dienelactone hydrolase family protein — translation MIRSILLTTLLMTSGVLFSQKLTTVSYKDGSQKLNGLITSNAGKKLPGVLILPAWKGIDEEAKTAALELEKQGYIAFIADIYGEGNIPANNDTAGKTAGHYKQNYTEYQKRISLALEELKKNGAVSNKLAVIGYCFGGTGALEVARANMPVAGVVSIHGSIGKDQTRKNGAISTKMLIENPADDKGVTQQDYDNLVKEMNEGNADWQIITYAHSKHTFTDPKSPDYNEVMAKRAWNHTLIFLNEVLK, via the coding sequence ATGATACGTTCAATCTTATTAACTACCCTATTGATGACATCCGGAGTTTTATTCAGCCAAAAGCTTACAACAGTTTCTTATAAAGATGGTTCACAAAAGCTGAATGGATTGATCACGTCCAATGCAGGGAAAAAGCTCCCTGGCGTATTAATATTACCGGCATGGAAAGGAATTGATGAAGAAGCCAAAACTGCGGCATTAGAGCTTGAAAAACAAGGTTATATTGCTTTTATAGCTGATATTTACGGAGAAGGAAACATCCCGGCTAACAATGATACAGCAGGAAAAACAGCAGGTCACTACAAACAAAACTATACAGAATACCAAAAACGTATTTCATTAGCATTGGAAGAGCTTAAGAAAAATGGTGCTGTCTCCAATAAGTTAGCAGTTATTGGATATTGTTTTGGTGGAACAGGAGCATTAGAAGTTGCCAGAGCAAATATGCCCGTAGCAGGAGTGGTTTCTATTCATGGAAGTATTGGAAAAGATCAGACCAGGAAAAACGGAGCAATATCTACAAAGATGTTAATTGAAAATCCGGCTGATGACAAAGGTGTTACTCAGCAAGATTATGACAACCTGGTCAAAGAAATGAATGAGGGAAATGCAGATTGGCAAATTATAACCTATGCGCATTCCAAACACACTTTCACGGATCCGAAGTCTCCCGATTACAATGAAGTAATGGCTAAAAGAGCCTGGAATCATACATTGATATTTTTGAACGAGGTTTTGAAATAG
- a CDS encoding PEGA domain-containing protein, giving the protein MRNKLSIVLLSVMVLSTTSCATIFTGTTDKVSFNSNPEGAKVIHKGVEKCTTPCVAPISRGLGKQTVTFEKEGFGNKEVKLTKTFNPVTLVNILLGGAIGIGIDLATGSFIKYSPKEYSVELEAK; this is encoded by the coding sequence ATGAGAAATAAATTATCTATTGTATTATTGTCAGTAATGGTACTTTCTACTACTTCATGTGCAACTATTTTTACCGGAACTACGGATAAGGTATCTTTTAATTCAAATCCTGAAGGGGCTAAAGTGATTCATAAAGGAGTTGAAAAATGCACTACTCCTTGCGTTGCACCTATCTCACGAGGATTAGGAAAACAGACCGTTACATTTGAAAAAGAAGGTTTTGGCAATAAAGAGGTAAAGTTGACTAAGACTTTTAATCCGGTAACACTAGTAAACATTCTTCTTGGTGGTGCTATTGGTATTGGAATCGATTTAGCAACAGGCTCATTTATTAAATATTCTCCCAAAGAGTATAGCGTTGAATTAGAAGCTAAATAA
- a CDS encoding cupin domain-containing protein, whose product MKKYKIQKSPFVVPTTDGKLIEEHWGNSTQNSNVSIAHMVAPPDWSEPHQTPQFDEFTIIISGKKQFEIDGEVITLEKGQSILVEKGARVRYSNPFTEPCEYIAICLPAFSIDLVNREE is encoded by the coding sequence ATGAAAAAATATAAAATTCAGAAATCTCCTTTTGTAGTTCCTACCACAGATGGAAAATTGATTGAAGAGCACTGGGGAAATTCCACCCAAAATTCCAATGTATCCATTGCTCATATGGTAGCTCCTCCTGATTGGAGCGAGCCTCATCAGACTCCACAGTTTGATGAATTCACAATTATTATTTCAGGTAAAAAACAATTCGAAATAGATGGAGAGGTAATCACACTAGAAAAGGGACAAAGTATCCTGGTAGAGAAAGGTGCAAGGGTACGATATAGCAATCCTTTTACAGAGCCCTGTGAATATATTGCTATTTGTCTCCCTGCTTTTTCCATTGATCTTGTGAATAGGGAAGAATAG
- a CDS encoding GNAT family N-acetyltransferase, with product MNFSIQPILEDKEFQLIPLQEGDFESVYEVASDPKVWEQHPNKDRYKREVFENFFRGAIESKGAFKIMDKTSGDILGSSRYYDFDEADNSIFIGYTFYGTKSWGKGVNPKVKKLMLDYIFQFVDKVHFHIGKENLRSQIALERLGGDKIREEEVAYFAEPTRTNFVYEIKKENWLE from the coding sequence ATGAATTTTTCTATTCAACCTATTTTAGAAGATAAAGAATTTCAATTAATCCCCTTACAAGAAGGGGATTTTGAATCTGTATACGAAGTGGCTTCCGATCCAAAAGTATGGGAACAACACCCTAATAAAGACCGATATAAAAGAGAGGTTTTTGAAAACTTTTTCAGAGGAGCTATTGAAAGCAAAGGAGCTTTTAAAATCATGGATAAAACTTCCGGCGATATATTGGGAAGTAGCCGTTATTATGATTTTGATGAAGCAGATAACAGCATATTTATCGGATATACTTTCTATGGAACCAAATCCTGGGGAAAAGGAGTTAATCCAAAGGTGAAGAAGCTAATGCTTGATTATATCTTTCAGTTTGTAGACAAAGTTCATTTTCATATTGGAAAGGAAAACCTTCGTTCTCAAATTGCACTGGAAAGGTTAGGCGGAGATAAAATCAGAGAAGAGGAAGTTGCTTATTTTGCAGAACCCACCAGAACGAATTTTGTATATGAAATTAAAAAAGAAAACTGGCTGGAATGA
- a CDS encoding DUF2911 domain-containing protein, whose protein sequence is MKKLLFALCISASALGFAQDYSVPAASPRQKVEQQFSMSKISIDYGRPGVKGRKIFGELVPYGQVWRAGANSSTKITFGQSVNFGGKTVPAGTYGLFIIPTEKEWKVILNKDFQQWGAYTYDPKQDVVDVTVPVNKLADKQEWFEITLNPTDENSGNLVIKWDMAEAEVALKPAKLDAVIKISDKLKEIKKIETDAAKAKS, encoded by the coding sequence GTGAAAAAGTTATTATTTGCACTTTGCATATCAGCTTCAGCTTTAGGTTTCGCACAGGATTATTCAGTACCGGCTGCAAGTCCGCGCCAAAAGGTAGAACAGCAATTCTCTATGTCTAAAATCAGCATTGATTACGGAAGACCGGGAGTAAAAGGCCGTAAGATTTTCGGTGAGCTAGTTCCTTACGGACAGGTTTGGAGAGCGGGAGCTAACTCCTCTACAAAAATTACATTCGGACAATCTGTAAACTTTGGTGGTAAAACAGTTCCTGCAGGAACATATGGATTATTTATCATACCTACAGAAAAGGAATGGAAAGTGATTCTGAATAAAGATTTCCAGCAATGGGGAGCTTATACCTATGATCCAAAACAAGATGTGGTAGATGTTACTGTACCTGTTAACAAATTAGCAGATAAGCAGGAATGGTTTGAGATTACATTAAATCCAACCGATGAAAACTCTGGGAATTTAGTAATCAAATGGGATATGGCTGAGGCAGAAGTTGCTTTGAAACCTGCAAAATTAGATGCCGTAATCAAAATTTCCGATAAGCTTAAAGAAATCAAAAAAATAGAAACTGACGCTGCTAAAGCAAAAAGCTAA
- a CDS encoding bifunctional transcriptional activator/DNA repair enzyme AdaA has product MKLTEERMYQASLDKDSSFEGIYWMAVKTTGIFCRPTCTARKPKKENVEFFLDVEEAMQQGYRACKICKPLGKLNETPEYIQELLDELQNNESLKIKDAELMKRNIEPVKVRRWFLKNHGMTFQSFQRELRMNKAFKKIKNGESIVSAAFDSGYESLSGFNERFKDIVGVSPKNTGIRRIIDLKRIETPLGTMFACAVDEGICLLEFTDRKNMERQFIALSKALNAEIVQGENKHFQQLEDELKEYFEAKRKTFDVPLYMTGTEFQEKVWQLLREIPMGETRTYKQQSEFLGNPKAIRAVGTANGINKIAILVPCHRVIGSNGDLVGYAGGIWRKQKLLELEKAILF; this is encoded by the coding sequence ATGAAACTGACAGAAGAAAGAATGTATCAGGCGTCTCTGGATAAAGATTCCTCATTTGAGGGGATTTACTGGATGGCGGTGAAAACAACCGGTATTTTTTGCCGGCCAACATGTACTGCAAGAAAACCAAAGAAAGAAAATGTAGAGTTTTTTTTGGATGTCGAAGAAGCCATGCAGCAGGGATACCGAGCTTGTAAAATTTGTAAGCCTCTTGGAAAGCTGAATGAAACACCGGAATACATACAGGAATTACTGGATGAGCTACAAAACAATGAGTCTTTAAAAATTAAGGATGCAGAGCTTATGAAAAGAAATATTGAACCGGTAAAAGTTCGCCGCTGGTTTCTTAAAAATCATGGAATGACATTTCAGTCTTTTCAGAGGGAGCTGAGAATGAATAAAGCTTTCAAAAAAATAAAAAATGGGGAGAGCATTGTAAGTGCAGCTTTTGATTCAGGATATGAAAGTTTAAGCGGGTTCAATGAACGTTTTAAAGATATAGTAGGCGTGTCACCTAAAAATACCGGAATACGAAGAATTATTGACCTTAAAAGAATTGAAACTCCTTTGGGAACCATGTTTGCCTGTGCAGTAGATGAGGGTATTTGCTTACTTGAGTTTACGGACCGGAAAAATATGGAAAGGCAATTTATAGCATTATCCAAAGCATTAAATGCTGAGATCGTACAGGGCGAGAATAAACACTTCCAGCAGCTGGAAGATGAATTAAAAGAATATTTTGAAGCGAAGAGAAAAACATTTGATGTTCCGTTGTACATGACCGGAACGGAATTTCAGGAGAAAGTATGGCAACTTTTAAGGGAAATTCCAATGGGTGAAACCAGGACCTACAAACAACAATCAGAATTTCTGGGAAATCCAAAAGCGATACGAGCAGTAGGAACTGCCAACGGAATTAATAAAATAGCAATTTTGGTTCCCTGTCATCGTGTGATCGGATCTAATGGTGATCTGGTAGGATATGCAGGCGGAATCTGGAGAAAGCAGAAATTATTGGAATTAGAGAAAGCCATTTTATTCTGA
- a CDS encoding isocitrate lyase/PEP mutase family protein, whose translation MKNTQIFKELHHQDELLLIGNVWNAQSAKIYERLGYKAIATSSSAVAHSLGYEDGEEMSFDEYLYIIERILKSVSLPLSVDLEAGYGNNADEVVSNISKLASMGVVGVNIEDSIVADGTREILDKGAINNRLGEIMAKLKEQNVEMFINLRTDPFLLRLENPLNETLERIKLLETIEVNGIFVPCITAEQDIQTVVGATKLPVNVMCMPDLPDFETLKNLGVRRISLGNFLNGYIYNHLETAGREIIDQQNFSPIFM comes from the coding sequence ATGAAAAATACTCAGATTTTCAAAGAATTACATCATCAGGATGAACTTTTATTAATAGGAAATGTTTGGAATGCACAAAGTGCCAAAATATATGAACGGTTAGGATATAAAGCAATAGCAACCTCAAGTTCTGCGGTAGCTCACAGTTTAGGGTATGAAGATGGAGAAGAGATGAGCTTTGATGAATACCTGTATATTATTGAAAGAATATTGAAATCCGTGTCATTACCTCTGTCTGTCGATTTGGAAGCCGGTTATGGCAATAATGCGGATGAGGTTGTTTCCAATATTTCAAAACTGGCATCAATGGGAGTCGTTGGTGTTAACATTGAAGACAGTATTGTGGCTGACGGAACCAGGGAAATATTGGATAAAGGAGCTATTAATAATAGGTTGGGTGAGATAATGGCAAAGCTTAAAGAGCAGAATGTTGAAATGTTTATTAATCTGAGAACTGACCCCTTCTTGTTGAGGCTCGAAAATCCGCTCAATGAAACTCTGGAAAGAATAAAGCTTTTGGAAACCATTGAGGTAAATGGAATTTTTGTTCCCTGTATAACTGCTGAACAGGATATTCAAACGGTGGTGGGTGCTACGAAGCTACCGGTCAATGTCATGTGTATGCCCGATCTTCCGGATTTTGAAACCTTGAAGAATTTGGGAGTTAGAAGAATTTCTCTGGGTAATTTTTTAAATGGTTATATTTATAATCATTTGGAAACTGCAGGCCGGGAAATTATAGATCAACAGAACTTTTCACCTATTTTTATGTAA
- the carB gene encoding carbamoyl-phosphate synthase large subunit, translated as MAKRTDIKTILVIGSGPIIIGQAAEFDYAGTQACLSLREEGYKVILINSNPATIMTDVEIADKVYIEPISLQFVSHIIRKERPDALLPTLGGQTGLNMAVELEKSGILEECKVEVLGTTLSAINRAEDRDLFRELMRELNEPVPESDIVNTVEGALNFAEEIGYPVIVRPAFTMGGTGGGIAANETELKEIAELGLKYSPVTQCLIEKSIAGFKEIEYEVMRDANDNAIVVCNMENIDPVGVHTGDSIVVAPSQTLSDREYQLLRNASLKIIRALGIEGGCNVQLALDPHSFEYYIIEVNPRVSRSSALASKATGYPIAKIAAKIAVGLTLDEIMNPVTGKTYACFEPALDYVVTKFPRFPFDKFETADRRLSTQMKATGEVMAIGRNFEESLQKAIRSLETGIRHLGLKKKQAEALTEEEIERRIRVCDDERLFIIGDALRRGYDWEQIVEWSKIDKFFIWKIKKLIDFEKVIADNKFDKETLIKAKKLGFADLNIAHLWDVSQREIFNFRKENGVMPVYKMVDTCAAEFESETPYFYGTYEEENESVVTDKEKIIVLGSGPIRIGQGVEFDYATVHSVWAIKEMGYEAIIINNNPETVSTDFSISDKLYFEPLTEEDVMNIIELEKPTGVVVQFGGQTAINLADKLASHGVKILGTSLEDLDRAENRDKFEKALQELGIPQPLGKTSTSKEEAIKIANEIGYPVLVRPSYVLGGRAMEIVYTESELAHYMEFAVDASPEHPVLVDRYITGKEVEVDAICDGETVIIPGIMEHIERAGVHSGDSIAVYPPQNVSQQEIDTLVDYTQRLAKGLNVIGLMNIQYVLFEGNVFVIEVNPRSSRTVPFLSKITDVPMANLATKAILGQKLKDLGYKNGLVPNKEGVFVKVPVFSFSKLTKVDISLGPEMKSTGEVMGKDTTLEKALYKGLIAAGRKVPMHGSILFTVADKHKEEAAALAARFHEVGFRVWATEGTAKFFEEKGIPCKIGYKIGEEDVNLIDLIQKGKVQYVVNTMTKGKQVERDGFQIRRMSVENGVPCLTSMDTVEAILKVIESMTFKMDAM; from the coding sequence CAGAAAAGAGCGTCCGGATGCATTGTTACCGACACTTGGAGGGCAAACCGGTCTTAATATGGCGGTGGAGCTGGAAAAATCAGGAATTCTTGAAGAATGTAAAGTTGAGGTATTGGGAACAACACTTTCAGCGATCAACAGGGCAGAAGACAGAGACTTATTCCGTGAATTGATGAGAGAGCTGAATGAACCAGTTCCTGAATCTGATATTGTAAATACAGTAGAAGGAGCTCTTAATTTCGCTGAAGAAATTGGATATCCGGTGATTGTTCGTCCAGCTTTTACTATGGGAGGAACAGGAGGTGGAATTGCTGCCAATGAAACTGAACTAAAGGAGATCGCTGAACTGGGATTGAAATACAGCCCGGTTACCCAATGTCTTATTGAAAAGTCAATCGCAGGATTCAAGGAAATAGAATACGAAGTAATGCGTGATGCAAATGACAATGCAATTGTGGTTTGTAACATGGAAAATATAGATCCTGTAGGGGTTCATACAGGAGACTCGATCGTAGTTGCCCCTTCACAGACACTTTCTGACAGAGAGTATCAGTTGTTGAGAAACGCTTCCCTGAAAATTATCAGAGCATTAGGAATTGAAGGAGGATGTAACGTACAGTTGGCTTTAGATCCGCACTCATTCGAATACTATATCATCGAAGTAAATCCAAGGGTTTCAAGATCATCAGCTTTAGCAAGTAAAGCAACAGGATATCCAATCGCTAAGATTGCGGCTAAGATTGCGGTAGGATTAACATTGGATGAAATTATGAATCCGGTTACAGGGAAAACATACGCATGTTTCGAGCCGGCTTTAGATTATGTGGTGACAAAATTCCCAAGATTCCCATTCGATAAATTCGAAACAGCGGACAGAAGATTGTCAACGCAGATGAAAGCAACGGGAGAAGTAATGGCTATCGGAAGAAATTTCGAAGAGTCTTTACAGAAAGCCATCCGATCTTTAGAAACAGGAATCAGACATTTAGGATTAAAGAAAAAGCAGGCTGAAGCTCTTACAGAAGAAGAAATAGAAAGAAGAATCAGAGTTTGTGATGACGAAAGACTATTCATTATCGGAGATGCATTAAGAAGAGGGTATGACTGGGAGCAAATCGTGGAATGGAGTAAGATTGATAAATTCTTCATCTGGAAAATCAAGAAGTTGATTGACTTCGAAAAAGTGATTGCTGATAATAAATTCGATAAGGAAACATTAATTAAAGCTAAGAAACTGGGGTTTGCAGACTTGAATATCGCTCACCTTTGGGATGTTAGCCAGCGCGAGATTTTCAACTTCAGAAAAGAAAACGGGGTAATGCCGGTGTACAAAATGGTAGACACATGTGCCGCCGAATTTGAAAGTGAAACCCCTTATTTCTACGGAACTTACGAAGAAGAAAACGAAAGTGTAGTTACAGATAAAGAAAAGATTATCGTTCTAGGTTCCGGACCGATCAGAATCGGACAAGGAGTTGAATTTGATTATGCAACAGTACACTCAGTATGGGCGATCAAAGAAATGGGTTATGAAGCGATCATCATTAATAATAACCCTGAAACTGTTTCTACAGACTTCTCGATCTCAGATAAACTTTACTTCGAACCATTAACAGAAGAAGATGTAATGAACATCATCGAACTGGAAAAACCAACAGGAGTTGTTGTACAGTTTGGGGGGCAGACTGCAATCAATCTTGCTGACAAATTGGCAAGCCACGGGGTGAAGATTTTAGGAACTTCATTAGAAGACCTTGATCGTGCAGAAAACAGAGACAAATTTGAAAAAGCACTTCAGGAGCTTGGAATTCCTCAGCCTTTAGGAAAGACTTCCACATCAAAAGAAGAAGCTATAAAAATCGCTAACGAAATCGGATACCCGGTTTTAGTAAGACCAAGTTATGTACTGGGAGGGAGAGCAATGGAGATTGTATACACCGAATCAGAACTGGCGCACTATATGGAATTTGCGGTGGACGCAAGCCCGGAACACCCTGTATTGGTAGACCGCTATATTACCGGAAAAGAGGTTGAAGTAGATGCCATCTGTGACGGTGAGACAGTGATTATCCCGGGAATTATGGAGCATATCGAAAGAGCGGGAGTACACTCCGGAGACTCTATTGCGGTATATCCACCACAAAATGTTTCACAGCAGGAAATCGATACCCTGGTTGATTATACCCAGAGACTGGCAAAAGGATTGAACGTGATCGGACTAATGAATATCCAGTACGTTTTATTCGAAGGAAATGTTTTTGTAATTGAAGTAAATCCACGTTCATCAAGAACGGTTCCTTTCCTTTCTAAAATTACAGATGTACCAATGGCTAATCTTGCAACAAAAGCAATTCTGGGTCAGAAGCTGAAAGATCTTGGATATAAAAACGGACTGGTTCCTAATAAAGAAGGAGTGTTTGTGAAAGTTCCGGTATTCTCTTTCTCAAAATTAACAAAAGTGGATATCTCTCTGGGACCTGAAATGAAGTCTACAGGAGAGGTTATGGGGAAAGATACCACTTTGGAAAAAGCACTTTACAAAGGACTAATTGCTGCTGGAAGAAAAGTTCCTATGCATGGTTCCATTCTTTTCACCGTAGCAGATAAGCATAAAGAGGAAGCGGCGGCATTAGCAGCAAGATTCCATGAAGTAGGTTTCAGAGTTTGGGCTACGGAAGGAACGGCGAAGTTCTTCGAAGAAAAAGGTATTCCTTGTAAAATAGGATACAAAATAGGAGAGGAAGATGTCAATCTGATTGACCTGATCCAAAAAGGAAAGGTACAGTATGTTGTCAATACCATGACTAAAGGAAAACAGGTTGAAAGAGACGGTTTCCAGATCAGAAGAATGAGTGTTGAAAATGGAGTACCATGTTTAACTTCAATGGATACGGTAGAAGCCATCTTAAAAGTAATTGAAAGCATGACTTTCAAAATGGATGCGATGTAA